In one Juglans regia cultivar Chandler chromosome 11, Walnut 2.0, whole genome shotgun sequence genomic region, the following are encoded:
- the LOC108985622 gene encoding F-box/kelch-repeat protein At3g06240-like, which yields MSTKYLPENVVVEILLRLPVKSFVRFRCVSKRWRFLISDPRFAKSQFRQASERSQRLLISSRPEILSLDCNAPLGDSSTLREHVVPSLRRGRHVSIVGSCNGLVCVAVHRHKGFRIWNPSTGDVRKLPDPKFSLRGEDYWHGFGYDPSTDDYKLLVATSLFLPPYLESEGKLFSLKINSWKTILLGVDASTEAKESTGILCNGYLHWQLQLWEKLDGKLWVPELRDQICVFDLAEEKFHEMLMPVEVEDRYKGIFFCTLRNLGGCLSFISYNRTHIELWRMMDYGVRESWAPTLKIAYFHVRMSRHNLAPVCISRDGQVVAINDGKELLRCNSEGEILEHVRAFSDSRKCEAAIFVESLISPNHFSGDDGQGQRLPSDEDDDNCTQMLVHLDNEMQNGDASESR from the coding sequence ATGTCTACGAAGTATCTACCCGAAAACGTGGTAGTAGAAATCCTCTTGCGCTTGCCGGTCAAATCTTTTGTACGTTTCAGGTGTGTATCTAAACGTTGGCGCTTTCTAATCTCGGATCCCCGATTCGCTAAATCGCAGTTCAGGCAAGCCTCTGAGCGATCGCAAAGACTTCTCATATCATCCCGTCCTGAAATTCTATCCCTAGACTGCAACGCACCACTTGGGGACAGTTCCACTCTCCGAGAACACGTTGTCCCGTCCCTGAGACGCGGTCGTCATGTTAGTATCGTAGGGTCTTGCAATGGCCTGGTTTGTGTGGCTGTCCATCGCCATAAGGGCTTTCGTATTTGGAATCCTTCAACTGGTGACGTCCGGAAATTACCAGATCCTAAATTTTCACTTCGTGGGGAAGACTATTGGCATGGATTTGGATATGATCCATCCACTGATGACTACAAGCTTCTCGTGGCCACTTCCCTGTTTCTGCCTCCTTATCTGGAAAGCGAAGGTAAGCTTTTctctttgaaaataaattcatggAAAACGATTCTTCTAGGCGTCGACGCTTCAACTGAAGCCAAAGAATCAACAGGAATCCTTTGCAACGGGTATCTGCATTGGCAACTTCAACTGTGGGAGAAACTTGATGGAAAACTGTGGGTGCCAGAATTGCGTGACCAAATATGCGTGTTTGATTTAGCCGAGGAGAAATTCCACGAAATGCTGATGCCCGTCGAGGTTGAAGATCGTTACAAGGGGATATTTTTCTGTACTTTGAGGAATCTTGGAGGATGCCTGTCTTTTATTAGCTATAATCGTACCCATATAGAGTTATGGAGAATGATGGATTATGGAGTCCGAGAATCGTGGGCACCAACGCTTAAAATTGCATATTTTCACGTGAGAATGTCCAGACATAATCTAGCCCCAGTTTGCATTTCTAGAGATGGTCAGGTTGTGGCGATAAACGACGGAAAGGAGTTACTGAGATGTAATTCTGAAGGAGAGATTCTTGAACATGTTCGGGCTTTCAGTGACTCACGAAAGTGTGAAGCAGCTATCTTTGTTGAGAGTTTAATTTCACCTAATCATTTCAGTGGTGATGATGGGCAAGGGCAACGCCTTCCCTCTGATGAAGACGATGATAACTGCACTCAAATGCTGGTTCATCTCGACAATGAGATGCAGAATGGTGACGCTTCTGAATCTCGATGA